The following proteins are co-located in the Flammeovirga kamogawensis genome:
- a CDS encoding leucine-rich repeat domain-containing protein, which produces MRKEKVSFIDLEVMRQIIGNRIILLISLLILSACNIFSAEEGRETPFLKELKKNFPKSDFGINDEGMYWVSFWGNRGDSLEEWYSIFRNKEDSISSFTFIYYENISQDLIHLKKFKKLSKLQIIESKLDEIPPFFLNFDKLEYLLLNNNEITSIPKDINKLDKLKKLSLSQNKIKKIPTEICSITTLEEFTIAGNLIKTLPKNIGNLHQLRGLSITRNTNLKALPSSIKKLSKLRNLHLKGCVNLKSFPDSLWLIDSLIKITLSEMELTKVPDFVWKCDQIKILRLSSNQLTSISPSIGNLINLEKLELDDNKLTSLPSEIGNCTEIFSFHVEYNHLTTLPASICNLKKMKYFVTRRNPWEWMPSCIDDAFEIYHKNGSKPGVERR; this is translated from the coding sequence ATGAGAAAAGAGAAGGTGTCATTCATAGATTTAGAAGTTATGCGTCAGATTATTGGAAATAGAATAATACTCTTAATTAGTTTATTGATACTCTCTGCTTGTAATATTTTTTCAGCAGAAGAGGGTAGAGAAACACCTTTTTTGAAAGAATTGAAGAAGAATTTTCCTAAATCAGATTTTGGTATAAATGATGAAGGAATGTATTGGGTTTCTTTTTGGGGTAATAGAGGAGACTCTTTAGAAGAGTGGTATTCTATTTTTAGAAATAAAGAAGATTCAATTTCTAGTTTTACTTTTATTTATTATGAAAATATTTCTCAAGATTTAATTCACTTGAAAAAATTTAAGAAACTATCCAAATTACAGATTATTGAAAGTAAATTAGATGAAATCCCCCCTTTCTTCCTTAATTTTGATAAGCTAGAATATTTATTGTTAAATAATAATGAAATTACTTCTATACCAAAGGATATCAATAAACTAGATAAGCTTAAGAAGTTATCTTTATCTCAGAATAAGATAAAAAAAATACCTACTGAAATTTGCTCAATAACAACTTTAGAAGAGTTTACGATAGCAGGTAATTTAATTAAAACATTACCCAAAAACATTGGTAATTTACATCAATTAAGAGGTTTATCAATAACCCGTAATACTAATCTTAAAGCACTTCCCTCCTCAATAAAAAAGCTATCTAAATTAAGGAATTTACATTTGAAAGGGTGTGTTAATTTAAAATCTTTTCCTGATAGCCTTTGGTTAATTGATTCTTTAATAAAGATAACACTCTCTGAAATGGAATTAACCAAAGTTCCAGATTTTGTATGGAAGTGCGATCAAATAAAAATTTTACGTCTTAGTAGTAATCAACTCACATCTATTTCACCAAGTATAGGTAATCTAATTAATTTAGAGAAATTAGAATTGGACGACAATAAGCTAACATCGCTTCCATCGGAAATAGGTAATTGTACAGAGATTTTTAGTTTTCATGTAGAATATAACCACTTAACAACTCTTCCTGCTTCCATCTGTAATCTCAAAAAGATGAAATATTTTGTAACAAGGCGTAATCCCTGGGAATGGATGCCCTCTTGTATAGACGATGCCTTTGAAATTTATCATAAAAATGGTTCAAAACCAGGAGTGGAGAGAAGGTAA
- a CDS encoding leucine-rich repeat domain-containing protein, which yields MRKEKVSFIDLEVMRQIIGNRIILLISLLILSACNIFSAEEDRETPFLKELKKNFPKSDFGINDEGMYWVSFWGNRGDSLEEWYSIFRNKEDSISSFTFIYYENISQDLIHLKKFKNLSKLQIIESKLDEIPPFFLNFDKLEYLLLNNNEITSIPKDINKLDKLKKLSLYQNKIKKVPAEICSITTLEVFSIADNLIKTLPKNIGNLHQLRGLSISGNPNLNALPSSIKKLSKLRNLHLKGCVNLKSFPDSLWLIDSLIKITLSEMELTKVPDFVWKCDQIKILRLSSNQLTSISPSIGNLINLEKLELDDNKLTSLPSEIGNCTEIFSFHVEYNHLTTLPASICNLKKMKYFATRRNPWEWMPSCIDDAFEIYHKNGSKPGVERR from the coding sequence ATGAGAAAAGAGAAGGTGTCATTCATAGACTTAGAAGTTATGCGTCAGATTATTGGAAATAGAATAATACTCTTAATTAGTTTATTGATACTCTCTGCTTGTAATATTTTTTCAGCAGAAGAGGATAGAGAAACACCTTTTTTGAAAGAATTGAAGAAGAATTTTCCTAAATCAGATTTTGGTATAAATGATGAAGGAATGTATTGGGTTTCTTTTTGGGGTAATAGAGGAGACTCTTTAGAAGAGTGGTATTCTATTTTTAGAAATAAAGAAGATTCAATTTCTAGTTTTACTTTTATTTATTATGAAAATATTTCTCAAGATTTAATTCACTTGAAAAAATTTAAGAATCTATCCAAATTACAGATTATTGAAAGTAAATTAGATGAAATTCCCCCTTTCTTCCTTAATTTTGATAAGCTAGAATATTTATTGTTAAATAATAATGAAATTACTTCTATACCAAAGGATATCAATAAACTAGATAAGCTTAAGAAGTTATCTTTATATCAGAATAAGATAAAAAAAGTTCCTGCTGAAATTTGTTCTATAACTACTTTAGAAGTATTTTCTATAGCAGATAATTTAATTAAAACATTACCAAAAAACATTGGTAATTTACATCAATTAAGAGGTTTATCAATAAGCGGTAATCCTAACCTCAACGCACTTCCCTCCTCAATAAAAAAGCTATCTAAATTAAGGAATTTACATTTGAAAGGGTGTGTTAATTTAAAATCCTTTCCTGATAGCCTTTGGTTAATTGATTCTTTAATAAAGATAACACTCTCTGAAATGGAATTAACCAAAGTTCCAGATTTTGTATGGAAGTGCGATCAAATAAAAATTTTACGTCTTAGCAGTAATCAACTCACATCTATTTCACCAAGTATAGGTAATCTAATTAATTTAGAGAAATTAGAATTGGACGACAATAAGCTAACATCGCTTCCATCGGAAATAGGTAATTGTACAGAGATCTTTAGTTTTCATGTAGAATATAACCACCTAACAACTCTTCCTGCTTCCATCTGTAATCTCAAAAAGATGAAATATTTTGCAACAAGGCGTAATCCCTGGGAATGGATGCCCTCTTGTATAGACGATGCCTTTGAAATTTATCATAAAAATGGTTCAAAACCAGGAGTGGAGAGAAGGTAA
- a CDS encoding leucine-rich repeat domain-containing protein codes for MRKEKVSFIDLEVMRQIIGNRIIVLISLLIFSSCSYISAEDEKTTPFLEFIKKKYPDSTFGLDERDMYWIHFRGYSDNLDDWYNDINKKMDSIDVISFSKFPKLNDNISLLKEIKNLEYLEVYNCNLTEIPPFFLNFHKLEYLLLNNNEITSIPKDINKLDKLKKLSLSQNKIKKVPAEICSITTLEVFTIADNLIKTLPKNIGNLHQLRGLSISGNPNLNALPFSIKKLSKLRNLHLKGCVNLKSFPDSLWLIDSLINITLSEMDLQTVPDFVWKCNQIEYLNLESNKLISLSSEIGNLTKLSTLYLDDNKLTSIPSEIGNCTEIFSFHVEYNHLTTLPASICNLKKMKYFATRRNPWEWMPSCIDDAFEIYHKYGSKPGVERR; via the coding sequence ATGAGAAAAGAGAAGGTGTCATTCATAGATTTAGAAGTTATGCGTCAGATTATTGGAAATAGAATAATAGTTTTAATTAGTTTATTGATATTTTCATCTTGTAGTTATATATCAGCTGAAGATGAGAAAACGACACCATTTCTCGAATTTATAAAGAAAAAGTATCCAGATTCAACATTTGGGTTAGACGAGAGGGATATGTATTGGATACATTTTAGAGGTTATAGTGATAATTTAGATGATTGGTACAATGATATAAATAAAAAAATGGATTCTATAGATGTCATAAGTTTTTCAAAATTTCCAAAATTGAATGATAATATATCTTTATTGAAAGAAATCAAAAACTTAGAATATTTAGAGGTTTATAACTGTAATCTCACTGAAATCCCCCCTTTCTTCCTTAATTTTCATAAGCTAGAATATTTATTGTTAAATAATAATGAAATTACTTCTATACCAAAGGATATCAATAAACTAGATAAGCTTAAGAAGTTATCTTTATCTCAGAATAAGATAAAAAAAGTTCCTGCTGAAATTTGTTCTATAACAACTTTAGAAGTGTTTACTATAGCAGATAATTTAATTAAAACATTACCTAAAAACATTGGTAATTTACATCAATTAAGAGGTTTGTCAATAAGCGGTAATCCTAACCTCAACGCACTTCCCTTCTCAATAAAAAAACTATCTAAATTAAGGAATTTACATTTGAAAGGGTGTGTTAATTTAAAATCCTTTCCAGATAGCCTTTGGTTAATTGATTCTTTGATAAATATTACATTATCTGAAATGGATTTGCAAACTGTACCAGATTTTGTTTGGAAATGCAATCAAATAGAATATCTAAACTTAGAGAGTAATAAACTTATATCTCTTTCCAGTGAGATTGGTAATCTTACAAAACTTAGTACTTTATACCTTGATGACAATAAACTAACATCTATTCCATCAGAAATAGGTAATTGTACAGAGATTTTTAGTTTTCATGTAGAATATAACCACTTAACAACTCTTCCTGCTTCCATCTGTAATCTTAAAAAGATGAAATATTTTGCAACAAGACGTAATCCTTGGGAATGGATGCCCTCTTGTATAGACGATGCCTTTGAGATTTATCATAAATATGGTTCAAAACCAGGAGTGGAGAGAAGGTAA
- a CDS encoding leucine-rich repeat domain-containing protein, whose amino-acid sequence MRKEKVSFIDLEVMRQIIGNRIILLISLLILSACNIFSAEEDRETPFLKELKKNFPKSDFGINDEGMYWVSFWGNRGDSLEEWYSIFRNKEDSISSFTFIYYENISQDLIHLKKFKKLSKLQIIESKLDEIPPFFLNFDKLEYLLLNNNEITSIPKDINKLDKLKKLSLSQNKIKKIPTEICSITTLEEFTIAGNLIKTLPKNIGNLHQLRGLSISGNPNLNALPSSIKKLSKLRSLHLNGCLNLKSFPDSLWLIDSLKNITLSEMDLQTVPDFVWKCNQIEYLNLESNKLISLSSEIGNLTKLRTLYLDDNKLTSIPSEIGNCTEIFIFQVEYNHLTTLPASICNLKKMKYFVTRRNPWEWMPSCIDDAFEIYHKNGSKPGVERR is encoded by the coding sequence ATGAGAAAAGAGAAGGTGTCATTCATAGATTTAGAAGTTATGCGTCAGATTATTGGAAATAGAATAATACTCTTAATTAGTTTATTGATACTCTCTGCTTGTAATATTTTTTCAGCAGAAGAGGATAGAGAAACACCTTTTTTGAAAGAATTGAAGAAGAATTTTCCTAAATCAGATTTTGGTATAAATGATGAAGGAATGTATTGGGTTTCTTTTTGGGGTAATAGAGGAGACTCTTTAGAAGAGTGGTATTCTATTTTTAGAAATAAAGAAGATTCAATTTCTAGTTTTACTTTTATTTATTATGAAAATATTTCTCAAGATTTAATTCACTTGAAAAAATTTAAGAAACTATCCAAATTACAGATTATTGAAAGTAAATTAGATGAAATCCCCCCTTTCTTCCTTAATTTTGATAAGCTAGAATATTTATTGTTAAATAATAATGAAATTACTTCTATACCAAAGGATATCAATAAACTAGATAAGCTTAAGAAGTTATCTTTATCTCAGAATAAGATAAAAAAAATACCTACTGAAATTTGCTCAATAACAACTTTAGAAGAGTTTACGATAGCAGGTAATTTAATTAAAACATTACCCAAAAACATTGGTAATTTACATCAATTAAGAGGTTTGTCAATAAGCGGTAATCCTAATCTCAACGCACTTCCCTCCTCAATAAAAAAGCTATCTAAATTAAGGAGTTTACATTTGAATGGGTGTTTAAATTTAAAATCTTTTCCAGATAGCCTTTGGTTAATTGATTCTTTGAAAAATATTACGTTATCTGAAATGGATTTACAAACTGTACCAGATTTTGTTTGGAAATGCAATCAAATAGAATATCTAAACTTAGAGAGTAATAAACTTATATCTCTTTCCAGTGAGATTGGTAATCTTACAAAACTTAGAACTTTATATCTTGATGACAATAAACTAACATCAATTCCATCAGAAATAGGTAATTGTACAGAGATCTTTATTTTTCAAGTTGAATATAACCACTTAACAACTCTTCCTGCTTCCATCTGTAATCTCAAAAAGATGAAATATTTTGTAACAAGGCGTAATCCCTGGGAATGGATGCCCTCTTGTATAGATGATGCATTTGAGATTTATCATAAAAATGGTTCAAAACCAGGAGTGGAGAGAAGGTAA
- a CDS encoding leucine-rich repeat domain-containing protein: protein MRKEKVSFIDLEVMRKIIGNRIILLISLLILSACNIFSAEEGRETPFLKELSSKYPDSSYGLDKGYYWIQFRGYNDSIINWYSDIKHKRDSIDYLVFEEFSDLDIMIDSLSSFENLNYLGIHNCNLTKIPPFFLTFEKLEYLLLEDNKITSIPKDINKLDKLKKLYLHQNKIKKIPAEICSITTLEEFTISDNLIKTLPKNIGNLHQLRGLSISGNPNLNALPSSIKKLSKLRHLNLNGCVNLKSFPDSLWLLNSLINITLSEMELTKVPDFVWKCDQIKILRLSSNQLTSISPGIGNLINLEALSLDDNELTSLPTEIGNCTNIYDFSVEYNHLTTLPASICNLKKMKYFVTRRNPWEWMPSCIDDAFEIYHKNGSKPGVERR, encoded by the coding sequence ATGAGAAAAGAGAAGGTGTCATTCATAGATTTAGAAGTTATGCGTAAGATTATTGGAAATAGAATAATACTCTTAATTAGTTTATTGATACTCTCTGCTTGTAATATTTTTTCAGCAGAAGAGGGTAGAGAAACACCTTTTTTGAAAGAATTATCAAGTAAATATCCGGATTCTAGTTATGGTCTAGATAAAGGGTATTATTGGATTCAATTTAGAGGCTATAATGATTCCATTATAAATTGGTATTCAGATATTAAGCATAAAAGAGACTCAATAGATTACCTTGTCTTCGAAGAATTTTCAGATTTAGACATAATGATAGATAGTCTAAGTAGTTTTGAAAATTTAAATTATTTAGGAATTCATAATTGCAATCTCACCAAAATCCCCCCTTTCTTTCTCACTTTCGAGAAATTAGAATATTTATTACTAGAGGATAACAAAATTACTTCTATACCAAAGGATATCAATAAACTAGATAAGCTTAAGAAATTATATTTACATCAGAATAAGATAAAAAAAATTCCTGCTGAAATTTGCTCTATAACAACTTTAGAAGAGTTTACTATATCAGATAATTTAATTAAAACATTACCAAAAAACATTGGTAATTTACATCAATTAAGAGGTTTGTCAATAAGTGGTAATCCTAACCTCAACGCACTTCCTTCCTCAATAAAAAAGCTATCTAAATTAAGGCATTTAAATTTGAATGGGTGTGTTAATTTAAAATCTTTTCCTGATAGCCTTTGGTTACTCAATTCTTTAATAAATATTACACTCTCTGAAATGGAATTAACCAAAGTTCCAGATTTTGTATGGAAGTGCGATCAAATAAAAATTTTACGTCTTAGTAGTAATCAACTCACATCTATTTCACCAGGTATAGGTAATCTAATTAACCTCGAAGCGTTATCTTTAGATGATAATGAACTAACATCTCTTCCGACAGAAATAGGTAATTGCACAAATATATATGACTTTTCAGTTGAATATAACCACTTAACAACTCTTCCTGCTTCCATCTGTAATCTCAAAAAGATGAAATATTTTGTAACAAGGCGTAATCCCTGGGAATGGATGCCCTCTTGTATAGATGATGCCTTTGAGATTTATCATAAAAATGGTTCAAAACCAGGAGTGGAGAGAAGGTAA